The Chloroflexi bacterium ADurb.Bin180 sequence CCCGGGCTATCCCACCTATCACCTCGGCGCGCACATGGTCGGCGCTGTCCAGTACTCCTTGCCGCTGCGCGAGGAGCGAGGCTTCTTGCCCGACCTGGAGGCGATTCCTGCCGACGTTGCCGACGCGGCGCGGGTGCTCTGGCTCAACTATCCTAACAACCCGACCGGCGCCGTCGCTGACATGAGCTTTCTGGAGAATGCAGTGGCCTTTGCGCGGCATCATGACCTGCTGCTGTGCTACGACAACCCCTATTGCGACCTGACCTTCGATGGCTACAAAGCGCCCAGCATCCTCGAGATCCCCGGGGCCAAGGACGTGGTTCTCGAGTTCAATTCGCTGTCCAAGACCTACAACATGGCCGGCTGGAGAGTCGGTATGGCGGTGGGAGGGGCTGAGGCGGTGAACGCCCTGGCCCGGGTCAAGACCAACATCGACTCGGGCATCTTCCGCCCCATTCAGGACGCGGCAATACAGGCTCTGAACGGAGACCAGTCCTGGCTGCTGGAACGCAACGCCATCTATCAGCGGCGCAGGGATGTGGTAATGAGCTGGCTGCCCGCCGCCGGGCTGGAGGCCAGGGTTCCGCGCGCCGCGATGTATGTGTGGGCGAGGGTGCCAGCCGGGCGCACCTCACGTGAATTCTCAGGGCAGGTGTTGGAGCAGACGGGAGTGTGGATCACCCCTGGTCCGACCTTTGGTGAGGCCGGCGAGGGCTATGTGCGCATTGCGCTGACGTTGCCCGAGGAGCGGCTGCGCGAAGCAGGGGACCGAATCCACTCGGCCAGCCTGCCACGGTAGTACTGACTGGAGGAATGCCGTTTGCCCAGAGAATACCTCTCCACAGCCCCCAGACCAGAACGCGCCTACCTGGTAGGGGCGGAAATCAAAGGGACCAGCTCGGCCTGGAGTCTGGAGGACTCGGTCAGCGAGTTGAGCCGGCTGGCTGATACCGCGGGCCTGGAGGTAGTGGGCCAGACTCTGCAACGCCTGGCGACCATCAATCCGGGGACCTTCATCGGCAAGGGCAAGGTCGAGGAGCTCTCGCTACTGGCCCGGGAACTAGATGTAGACGTGTTTGTCTTTGACGATGAGCTCACGCCGGCTCAGCAGCGCAACCTCGAGCGCGAACTCAAGGAGAAGGTGCTGGACCGCACGGCGCTCATCCTGGACGTGTTCGCCGGCCACG is a genomic window containing:
- the dapL gene encoding LL-diaminopimelate aminotransferase, with product MRVAKRVTDLPAYAFAVAGKQLEEMRARGVDVIDLGIGSPDLPPPAPIIEALYHSAQRADSHGYAGYYGLPALRRAVADYYQRRFAVQVDPNKEVAMLIGSKEGLFNAALAFLDPGNVVLIPDPGYPTYHLGAHMVGAVQYSLPLREERGFLPDLEAIPADVADAARVLWLNYPNNPTGAVADMSFLENAVAFARHHDLLLCYDNPYCDLTFDGYKAPSILEIPGAKDVVLEFNSLSKTYNMAGWRVGMAVGGAEAVNALARVKTNIDSGIFRPIQDAAIQALNGDQSWLLERNAIYQRRRDVVMSWLPAAGLEARVPRAAMYVWARVPAGRTSREFSGQVLEQTGVWITPGPTFGEAGEGYVRIALTLPEERLREAGDRIHSASLPR